One window of Bos mutus isolate GX-2022 chromosome 29, NWIPB_WYAK_1.1, whole genome shotgun sequence genomic DNA carries:
- the LOC102274454 gene encoding putative olfactory receptor 10D4 → MRTHTPVTEFLLMGIPHTQGLEHALFVFFLTFYLLTLVGNLLILLATLTSSNLHTPMYFFLGNLSVFDIFFPSVSSPKMMLYLLGRSRTISYQGCACQLFFYHFLGCTECFLYTVMAYDRFAAICHPLRYTAIMNPRVCAILTLSTWMGSSVHASVLTFLVFKLPYCGPKEVGNFFCDISVVLPLACADTSLAQTVSFTNVGVVALLCFLLVLTSYTRIVISILRISSSEGRHRAFSTCSAHLTSVLLFYGPVVLVYLQPASSSWLESVVPLFNNIVTPSLNPLIYSLRNKDVKLALRKALIQGVHT, encoded by the coding sequence ATGAGGACTCACACTCCAGTGACCGAGTTCCTCCTCATGGGAATCCCTCACACACAGGGGCTGGAACACGCGCTCTTTGTCTTCTTCCTCACCTTCTACCTGCTCACTCTTGTGGGGAACCTGCTCATTCTCCTGGCCACCCTCACTTCCTCcaacctccacacccccatgtatttcttcctggGCAACCTGTCAGTGTTTGACATCTTTTTCCCTTCCGTGAGTTCCCCCAAAATGATGCTCTACCTACTGGGGCGAAGCCGGACCATCTCTTACCAGGGCTGCGCCTGCCAGCTCTTCTTTTATCACTTCCTGGGCTGCACGGAGTGTTTCCTGTACAccgtgatggcctatgaccgctttGCCGCCATCTGTCACCCCTTGCGGTACACGGCCATCATGAACCCCAGGGTGTGCGCCATCTTGACTCTGAGCACCTGGATGGGGAGCAGTGTGCATGCATCTGTCCTCACATTTCTTGTGTTTAAGTTACCCTACTGTGGCCCCAAGGAGGTGGGCAATTTCTTCTGTGACATCTCGGTGGTGCTGCCCCTGGCCTGTGCAGACACCTCTCTAGCTCAGACAGTGAGTTTCACCAACGTAGGTGTTGTGGCACTCCTGTGTTTCCTTCTTGTCCTCACTTCTTATACTCGCATCGTTATCTCTATATTGAGAATCAGCTCCTCAGAAGGCAGGCACAgagccttctccacctgcagtGCCCACCTGACTTCTGTCCTGCTCTTCTATGGACCCGTGGTCCTCGTTTATCTCCAGCCTGCCTCCAGTTCTTGGTTGGAATCTGTGGTTCCGTTGTTCAATAATATTGTTACCCCATCCTTAAATCCTTTGATATACAGCTTGAGAAACAAGGATGTGAAGTTGGCTCTGAGAAAAGCACTAATCCAGGGAGTACATACCTGA
- the LOC102288116 gene encoding putative olfactory receptor 10D4, with protein sequence MKMRNHTPVTEFLLTGIPHTQGLEHALFVFFLTFYLLTLVGNLLILLATLTSSNLHTPMYFFLGNLSVFDIFFPSVSSPKMMLYLLGQSRTISYQGCACQLFFYHFLGCTECFLYTVMAYDRFAAICHPLRYTAIMNPRVCAILTLSTWMGSSVHASVLTFLVFKLPYCGPKEVGNFFCDIPVVLSLACADTSLAYRVSVTNVGVVALLCFLLVLTSYTRIVISILRISSSEGRHRAFSTCSAHLTSVLLFYGPVVLIYLRPASSSWLDSMVQVLNNIVNPSLNPLIYSLRNKDVKLALRKALIQGVRTSGV encoded by the coding sequence ATGAAGATGAGGAATCACACTCCAGTGACCGAGTTCCTCCTCACGGGAATCCCTCACACACAGGGGCTGGAACACGCGCTCTTTGTCTTCTTCCTCACCTTCTACCTGCTCACTCTTGTGGGGAACCTGCTCATTCTCCTGGCCACCCTCACTTCCTCcaacctccacacccccatgtatttcttcctggGCAACCTGTCAGTGTTTGACATCTTTTTCCCTTCCGTGAGTTCCCCCAAAATGATGCTCTACCTACTGGGGCAAAGCCGGACCATCTCTTACCAGGGCTGCGCCTGCCAGCTCTTCTTTTATCACTTCCTGGGCTGCACGGAGTGTTTCCTGTACAccgtgatggcctatgaccgctttGCCGCCATCTGTCACCCCTTGCGGTACACGGCCATCATGAACCCCAGGGTGTGCGCCATCTTGACTCTGAGCACCTGGATGGGGAGCAGTGTGCATGCGTCTGTCCTCACATTTCTTGTGTTTAAGTTACCCTACTGTGGCCCCAAGGAGGTGGGCAATTTCTTCTGTGACATCCCGGTGGTGCTGTCCCTGGCCTGTGCAGACACCTCTCTAGCTTACAGGGTGAGTGTCACCAACGTAGGTGTTGTGGCACTCCTGTGTTTCCTTCTTGTCCTCACTTCTTATACTCGCATCGTTATCTCTATATTGAGAATCAGCTCCTCAGAAGGCAGGCACAgagccttctccacctgcagtGCCCACCTGACTTCTGTCTTGCTCTTCTATGGACCCGTGGTCCTCATTTATCTGCGGCCTGCCTCCAGTTCTTGGTTGGATTCTATGGTTCAAGTGTTGAATAATATCGTTAACCCTTCCCTGAATCCTTTGATATACAGCTTGAGAAACAAGGATGTGAAGTTGGCTCTGAGAAAAGCACTAATCCAGGGAGTACGCACCAGTGGAGTGTAA